A single window of Nicotiana sylvestris chromosome 5, ASM39365v2, whole genome shotgun sequence DNA harbors:
- the LOC138869174 gene encoding cytochrome P450 71AU50-like, with translation MVEESDLENFEYLDMVIKEGFRLHPVVTLLIPHESIEDCTVDGFHIRKGSRFLVNVWAIGRDPDVWPEPEKFELERFLGPNIDVKGHSFQLLPFGFGRKSFPSLQLGLTIVRLLVAQLVHCFDWELPNNMLSKDLDMNEKFG, from the coding sequence ATGGTAGAAGAATCAGATTTAGAAAATTTTGAGTACTTAGATATGGTTATAAAAGAAGGTTTTAGGCTCCATCCAGTAGTAACACTATTAATTCCTCACGAGTCCATTGAAGATTGCACGGTTGATGGTTTTCATATACGTAAAGGATCTCGATTTTTGGTCAATGTTTGGGCAATTGGAAGAGATCCAGATGTTTGGCCTGAGCCAGAAAAGTTCGAACTAGAGAGATTTTTGGGACCCAACATTGATGTCAAAGGGCACAGTTTTCAACTTTTACCATTTGGCTTTGGTAGAAAAAGTTTCCCTAGTTTGCAGCTTGGCCTCACTATTGTCCGATTGTTGGTAGCACAATTGGTTCACTGCTTTGATTGGGAGTTACCAAATAATATGTTGTCAAAAGATCTTGACATGAATGAGAAATTTGGTTAG
- the LOC104238273 gene encoding cytochrome P450 71AU50-like: MASIWLALVVVAMLAYFLQELMRKKKKLPPGPRGLPLIGNLHLDFYKIAKEYGPIMSMRFGLVPVVVASFPYAAEQFLKNHDLVFASRPYSEVSQYIFYNQRNLVSSKYGPYWRNMRKLCTLQLLSNVKIHSFQPMRKQQVGTLVNFLKQAAASDGDVVVNLSDKIGSLSTNMACMMLFGKKYMDEDLGEKGFKALVQETAYNSDAKTW; the protein is encoded by the coding sequence ATGGCTTCTATTTGGCTAGCTCTTGTAGTAGTTGCAATGCTTGCTTATTTTCTTCAAGAAttaatgaggaagaagaagaaacttCCTCCAGGACCAAGAGGACTTCCACTTATTGGGAATCTTCACCTAGATTTTTATAAAATAGCCAAGGAATATGGTCCCATAATGTCCATGCGATTTGGTCTTGTTCCTGTCGTTGTTGCTTCCTTTCCTTATGCTGCAGAACAATTCTTGAAAAACCATGATCTTGTTTTTGCTAGTAGACCTTACAGTGAAGTTTCTCAATACATTTTCTATAATCAGAGAAATCTTGTCTCTAGCAAGTACGGACCTTATTGGCGAAATATGCGTAAATTGTGCACTCTACAATTGCTTAGCAATGTCAAGATCCATTCTTTTCAGCCTATGAGGAAACAACAAGTTGGAACTCTTGTGAATTTCCTCAAACAGGCGGCTGCTTCTGATGGCGATGTTGTCGTGAATCTTAGTGATAAAATTGGATCTCTTAGCACAAACATGGCGTGCATGATGTTATTTGGGAAGAAGTACATGGACGAGGATCTTGGCGAGAAGGGTTTCAAGGCTCTGGTTCAAGAGACTGCGTATAATAGCGATGCCAAAACTTGGTGA